A genomic window from SAR202 cluster bacterium includes:
- a CDS encoding SPFH domain-containing protein: MEVLQILLLPLIILTLYNTVFTVQQQTFKVVERFGRYKRIARPGINIKIPFVDKASKAESMRIRQLDVPVETKTEDNVFVKVSISVQFVILDGKEFEAFYRLDNAEQQITSYVFDVVRARVPLLSLDNLFEKKDEIAVAVKSELDDIMIQFGYGIVKALVTDIDPDAKVKSAMNEINEAQRLRVAATEKGEAEKIIIVKQAEAEAESDALRGTGIANERKAIIDGLKESIDDFQKSISGTGPMEVMNLVLLTQYFDSLKSIASAPNTSSIFIPHTPNSMSDFSDQMRNAIMQAGQITDHKEIDQSDQITDNEEI; encoded by the coding sequence ATGGAAGTTTTGCAAATACTCCTACTACCCTTAATTATTTTAACCTTATACAACACAGTCTTTACAGTACAACAACAAACATTCAAAGTAGTCGAAAGATTTGGTAGGTATAAAAGAATTGCGCGCCCAGGTATAAATATTAAAATCCCTTTTGTAGATAAAGCTAGTAAGGCCGAAAGTATGCGTATTCGACAATTAGATGTACCGGTAGAAACAAAAACAGAAGATAATGTTTTTGTAAAAGTTTCAATTTCAGTCCAATTTGTTATTTTAGATGGAAAAGAATTTGAAGCATTTTACCGTCTTGATAATGCGGAACAACAAATTACTTCTTATGTATTCGATGTAGTAAGGGCAAGGGTTCCGCTGTTAAGCCTAGATAACCTTTTTGAGAAAAAAGATGAAATTGCCGTAGCAGTTAAATCTGAACTTGATGACATTATGATTCAATTTGGATATGGAATTGTTAAAGCTCTAGTTACCGACATTGACCCTGATGCAAAAGTTAAGTCGGCGATGAATGAAATTAACGAAGCACAACGTTTAAGAGTTGCCGCTACTGAAAAAGGTGAAGCAGAAAAAATAATTATTGTAAAACAAGCGGAAGCAGAAGCAGAAAGTGATGCACTAAGAGGCACGGGAATAGCTAATGAACGTAAAGCAATTATTGACGGACTGAAAGAATCAATTGATGATTTTCAAAAAAGTATTTCTGGAACAGGGCCAATGGAAGTAATGAACTTGGTACTACTAACTCAATATTTTGATAGCTTGAAAAGCATTGCTTCGGCTCCAAATACTTCAAGTATTTTCATACCCCATACTCCTAATTCGATGTCTGACTTTTCTGATCAAATGCGAAACGCTATAATGCAGGCAGGTCAAATCACAGACCACAAAGAAATAGATCAATCAGACCAAATTACTGATAACGAAGAAATCTAA
- a CDS encoding glycoside hydrolase family 32 protein, translating to MDNPEFTSLTPQYKFPETLEEQKAQLKDNPLLQRMLKARFDMRTDPYRPVFHYVNPENTLNDPNGLCYWQGRWHLFYQAYPPEDPRQHWGHAVSKDLIHWEDLPYAIYPNPEGRCFSGSTFVEEDRVIAMYHGTDAGNIVAVSTDPLLLNWEKLTGKAVIPIPVQDGSPQEYTVFDPCIWSKGGKYYSLSGGTLLTKPGGLRRAADFLFRSNDLIHWEYLHPFTEGDIFTLVGDDGACPYFWPIGDKYILLFYSHMSGGQYLLGDYDKVRDKFSVFSGGLFNFGASTPSGVHAPSSTPDGLGGVVTIFNMNPGMDTKGWNQIMTLPRLLTLENDSVLKIKPTGDIESLRYDHKHVGKTVLPPNQEVVLDGIEGNTIEFIVEIDPKSSPMVELNVLRSKNREEYTRIAFFKDRGFKITEWGDKTGALLQSANTVVNPYGTPRYIPDRESILSIDSSYSSILPGVLSRAPETTPIALDPDEPLKLRIFIDKSVVEVFVNDKACVAVRVYPGLADSVGVSLRAQGSEAKLVSFDAWNMRNIYE from the coding sequence ATGGATAATCCAGAATTCACATCACTAACACCCCAGTATAAATTCCCCGAGACTTTGGAGGAACAGAAAGCACAGTTGAAGGATAATCCATTGCTACAAAGAATGTTGAAAGCACGATTTGATATGCGTACTGATCCTTACCGACCTGTCTTTCATTATGTTAATCCAGAAAATACACTTAATGACCCAAATGGCTTGTGTTATTGGCAAGGTCGTTGGCATTTGTTTTACCAAGCCTATCCACCAGAAGATCCCAGACAACATTGGGGGCATGCTGTAAGTAAAGATCTCATACATTGGGAAGATTTACCATATGCAATATATCCCAATCCTGAAGGCCGATGTTTTTCTGGTTCTACGTTCGTAGAGGAAGATCGGGTAATAGCTATGTATCATGGAACTGATGCGGGAAATATTGTTGCAGTTTCTACAGATCCGCTTCTTTTGAATTGGGAGAAACTAACAGGAAAGGCAGTGATACCTATTCCTGTACAGGATGGATCCCCTCAAGAATATACCGTGTTTGACCCGTGTATTTGGAGTAAAGGTGGGAAATATTATTCTTTGTCTGGTGGTACATTGCTGACAAAACCAGGAGGATTAAGAAGAGCTGCCGACTTTCTTTTTAGATCAAATGATCTGATCCATTGGGAATATTTACATCCCTTTACTGAGGGAGACATTTTTACATTGGTTGGAGATGATGGGGCTTGTCCCTACTTTTGGCCTATTGGTGATAAATACATACTTCTTTTTTACAGTCATATGAGCGGAGGGCAGTATCTTTTGGGTGATTACGATAAGGTACGTGATAAATTCTCAGTATTCTCTGGAGGTTTATTCAATTTCGGTGCGTCTACACCTTCGGGAGTACATGCTCCGTCCTCTACTCCTGATGGTTTAGGTGGTGTAGTGACCATATTTAATATGAATCCTGGCATGGACACAAAGGGATGGAACCAGATTATGACTCTGCCAAGATTACTTACCTTAGAAAATGATTCTGTTCTTAAAATCAAGCCAACTGGTGATATTGAATCTTTACGATATGACCACAAACATGTAGGCAAAACCGTATTGCCTCCAAACCAAGAGGTAGTTCTTGATGGAATAGAGGGGAACACCATAGAGTTTATTGTTGAGATAGACCCAAAATCTTCTCCTATGGTTGAGTTAAATGTGCTTAGGTCCAAAAATAGAGAGGAATATACCAGAATAGCGTTTTTTAAGGATAGAGGATTTAAAATTACTGAATGGGGTGATAAAACAGGAGCTCTATTACAATCTGCTAATACAGTGGTTAATCCTTATGGGACACCACGTTATATTCCAGATCGAGAGAGTATTTTGTCGATAGATTCATCCTATTCCTCTATATTACCAGGAGTATTATCAAGAGCTCCTGAAACTACACCAATAGCTCTTGACCCAGATGAACCTCTTAAACTAAGAATATTTATAGATAAAAGTGTCGTTGAAGTTTTTGTGAATGATAAAGCCTGTGTTGCTGTAAGAGTGTATCCTGGATTAGCAGATAGCGTTGGTGTTTCCCTGCGTGCCCAAGGTTCTGAGGCTAAACTAGTTTCTTTTGATGCTTGGAATATGAGAAACATATATGAATAA